Below is a window of Candidatus Bathyarchaeia archaeon DNA.
TTGATAGCGAATAAGATCGCCGCAGCGCGTGGAAGACTACGGCGCGGAGAATCGCCAAAATAGCGGTGGGAGGGGTAAATGTCACTTGTCTGCAAGGTAGTATGGCTTTCGCCTTAAGACCGCCGTTTCAAAAGCTCGTCTGAGCTCAACCTCTGGTCTCCCCTCCCTGATAAGGGTGAGGATGTCTACAAGGTTGTCGTTCCTCATAAGACAGGGTTTCAATTCTCCATTTGAGGTAAGTCTCATTCGGGTGCAATTCTTGCAGAAGTCTGAGCTGTGAAATGGTCTCACCAACTCTACCTTTGAACTTTTGCCATCGAGATGAAAGATCCTCCGGTTATGGAGATCTCTAAACTCAACCTGGCGCGAGAGTCTCCTTAACTGCTCTTCAAGCACACCCAAGCTCACATAAAACCTCTCGAAATCACCGACAGCTATGCCTTGCCTCTCCAACTCAATCAACTGTAGGATATAGGATCGTTCCGACGTGAAGTCTATCATATCCCAAACTTCACTCTCATTAAGCCCCCTGAGCACTACCATGTTTATCTTAATTGGAGTTAGACCAGCCTCAGTTGCGGCTACCAATCCTCTCTTCACGTCTTCCACCCTATTCTCGCCAGTTATTTTATGGTAGGTTTCAGCTCTTAAAGAGCTGAAACCAACGTTAACTCGGCTCAATCCCGCTCTCCTAAGGTCAAGCGCGAAGTCTGCAAGTAGTGTACCGTTGGTGGTCATTGACACCTCCTCGATGTGGGGTGTACCCTTTATGCTCGAGACAAGCTCGCAGATGTCACTGCGGAGCAGAGGTTCGCCGCCGGTTATCTTAACCCTACGGATACCGAAGTAAGCTGCAATTTCTACGATCTGCTTCACCTCGGCTGGTGACATCTCCCTATCCACGCCGCGAACTTCTCCCTCTCTATGGCAGTAAATGCATTTGAGGTTGCAGCGTTTAGTGACCGAGACTCGGAGGCTTGTCACAGGCCTACCAAACCTATCAATCATCAACCTCTGGGGCCTCACAGTGGCTAGGGTTTAGTATCACCCATAAAAGGCTGGCGCCTCTGCAGCAGCTGGCTGATATGGTATATTGTATTTTTGGGCATATAACAACGCCTGAAATAGCTCTCATCAAGCACTAGGCAGGCTTCCAAAAGTCTAGAAGCAACCGCAATTTTCAGCTCCCTTGTTGAGAGTTATCAGAGCTGACCAGCGAGCCTGGATATGATCATTCTTCTTTACTACTTCTCTAACTCGGTCGGCTCGTTTCTCTTTGGCGTCGGTTCTTCTTTTTTAGTCGGGGAAACTTGAGCGTAAAGCGCTTCTAGCTGTTTCCTCATGAACCTCAGATCTCTACCTAGGTTAAAATAATCCGCGAAGAGGTCGGTTGTTCTCAGGAGTTGAGACTTTCCAAACTTCTCTTTCGATATGAGCCCCATTCGGCTTAGCTCACTGATGTGTTCATA
It encodes the following:
- the moaA gene encoding GTP 3',8-cyclase MoaA, whose amino-acid sequence is MIDRFGRPVTSLRVSVTKRCNLKCIYCHREGEVRGVDREMSPAEVKQIVEIAAYFGIRRVKITGGEPLLRSDICELVSSIKGTPHIEEVSMTTNGTLLADFALDLRRAGLSRVNVGFSSLRAETYHKITGENRVEDVKRGLVAATEAGLTPIKINMVVLRGLNESEVWDMIDFTSERSYILQLIELERQGIAVGDFERFYVSLGVLEEQLRRLSRQVEFRDLHNRRIFHLDGKSSKVELVRPFHSSDFCKNCTRMRLTSNGELKPCLMRNDNLVDILTLIREGRPEVELRRAFETAVLRRKPYYLADK